A single Sphingomonas kaistensis DNA region contains:
- the rpsE gene encoding 30S ribosomal protein S5: MADETQNPQAAGTEPPAATNPQGTPETVAAAETAPAQQDNRGPRGGNRGGRGGGRDGGRGGNRGGRRDDRRGGRGGDDDGGEELIEKLVHINRVSKTVKGGKRFGFAALVVVGDGKGRAGFGHGKAREVPEAISKATAAAKKAMIRVPLRDGRTLHHDGNGHFGAGKVTVRSAPSGTGIIAGGPMRAIFESLGVADVVTKSVGTSNPYNMIRATFEALKEQTSPRSVAQRRGKKVADLLGRSGVSQAEAEATADSITE; encoded by the coding sequence ATGGCTGACGAAACCCAGAACCCGCAGGCCGCCGGCACCGAGCCGCCCGCGGCGACCAATCCGCAGGGCACCCCGGAAACGGTGGCGGCTGCCGAGACTGCTCCGGCGCAGCAGGACAATCGTGGTCCTCGTGGCGGCAATCGCGGCGGTCGCGGCGGTGGCCGTGACGGTGGTCGCGGTGGCAATCGTGGTGGACGTCGTGACGACCGCCGTGGCGGCCGTGGCGGCGACGACGATGGCGGCGAGGAGCTGATCGAAAAGCTCGTCCACATCAACCGCGTCTCCAAGACCGTGAAGGGTGGTAAGCGCTTCGGCTTTGCCGCGCTGGTCGTGGTCGGCGACGGCAAGGGTCGTGCGGGCTTCGGTCACGGCAAGGCCCGCGAAGTGCCGGAAGCCATCAGCAAGGCGACCGCGGCGGCCAAGAAGGCCATGATCCGCGTTCCGCTGCGCGACGGCCGCACCCTGCACCATGATGGCAACGGCCATTTCGGCGCGGGCAAGGTGACCGTTCGTTCGGCGCCGAGCGGCACCGGCATCATCGCGGGTGGCCCGATGCGCGCCATCTTCGAAAGCCTGGGCGTGGCCGACGTGGTGACCAAGTCGGTCGGCACCTCGAACCCGTACAACATGATCCGGGCGACCTTCGAGGCGCTCAAGGAACAGACCAGCCCCCGTTCGGTGGCGCAGCGTCGCGGCAAGAAGGTCGCCGACCTGCTCGGCCGTTCTGGCGTGAGCCAGGCGGAGGCCGAGGCCACCGCCGACAGCATCACGGAGTAA
- the rpsN gene encoding 30S ribosomal protein S14, which yields MAKLSSINKNERRKKLVEKQAAKYAKLKTLANDESLDETERLIARLKMAELPRNGNPTRIRNRCELTGRSRGVYRKFRLSRIMLREMGNKGLIPGLTKSSW from the coding sequence ATGGCGAAACTGAGTTCCATCAACAAGAACGAGCGTCGCAAGAAGCTCGTCGAAAAGCAGGCGGCCAAGTACGCCAAGCTGAAGACTCTCGCGAACGACGAGAGCCTCGACGAGACCGAGCGTCTGATCGCGCGTCTGAAGATGGCGGAGCTGCCCCGTAACGGCAATCCGACCCGCATCCGCAATCGGTGCGAGCTGACGGGCCGGTCCCGCGGCGTGTACCGCAAGTTCCGTCTTTCGCGCATCATGCTGCGTGAGATGGGCAACAAGGGCCTGATTCCAGGCCTCACCAAGTCGAGCTGGTAA
- the rplR gene encoding 50S ribosomal protein L18, with amino-acid sequence MAKLSLFERRRRRVRTALRARSAGKPRLSVHRSGRHIYAQIIDDAAGHTVAAASTLDKDLRGTANATTEGAKLVGKTLAERAKAAGVDRVVFDRGGFLFHGRVKALADAAREGGLEF; translated from the coding sequence ATGGCCAAGCTTTCCCTCTTCGAACGTCGCCGGCGCCGCGTGCGCACGGCGCTGCGGGCCCGCTCGGCCGGCAAGCCGCGCTTGTCGGTTCACCGTTCGGGTCGTCATATCTACGCCCAGATCATCGATGACGCCGCCGGCCACACGGTCGCCGCCGCTTCGACCCTGGACAAGGATCTGCGCGGCACCGCCAATGCGACCACCGAGGGCGCCAAGCTCGTCGGCAAGACCCTGGCCGAGCGTGCCAAGGCTGCCGGCGTCGACCGGGTCGTGTTCGACCGCGGTGGCTTCCTGTTCCATGGCCGGGTCAAGGCCCTCGCCGATGCCGCCCGTGAAGGCGGGCTGGAGTTCTAA
- the rpsS gene encoding 30S ribosomal protein S19, giving the protein MARSVWKGPFVELSLLKKAETAQDAGARAPIKTWSRRSTILPQFVGLTFNVYNGRKFVPVSVNEDMVGMKLGEFAPTRYFPGHAADKKGKR; this is encoded by the coding sequence ATGGCTCGCTCCGTCTGGAAGGGTCCGTTCGTGGAGCTCTCGCTCCTCAAGAAGGCCGAAACCGCCCAGGACGCCGGTGCTCGCGCGCCGATCAAGACCTGGTCGCGCCGTTCCACCATTCTGCCGCAGTTCGTCGGCCTGACCTTCAATGTCTACAACGGCCGCAAGTTCGTGCCGGTGTCGGTCAATGAAGACATGGTCGGCATGAAGCTCGGCGAGTTCGCGCCGACCCGGTACTTCCCGGGTCACGCCGCCGACAAGAAGGGCAAGCGCTAA
- the rplX gene encoding 50S ribosomal protein L24, with amino-acid sequence MATAKIKKGDKVVVLSGKDKGKTGEVVRSMPKENKVVVSGINVATRHIKPTQAAPQGGKVTKEAPLHVSNVALADPKSGAATRVRFEERDGKKVRVAVKSGELI; translated from the coding sequence ATGGCCACCGCGAAGATCAAGAAGGGCGACAAGGTCGTCGTCCTGTCGGGCAAGGACAAGGGCAAGACCGGTGAGGTCGTCCGTTCCATGCCCAAGGAAAACAAGGTGGTGGTGAGCGGCATCAACGTCGCGACGCGCCACATCAAGCCGACCCAGGCTGCCCCTCAGGGCGGTAAGGTCACCAAGGAAGCACCGCTTCACGTGTCCAACGTGGCGCTCGCTGATCCGAAGTCCGGCGCGGCCACCCGCGTCCGCTTCGAGGAACGCGACGGCAAGAAGGTCCGGGTCGCGGTCAAGTCCGGGGAGCTGATCTAA
- the rpsQ gene encoding 30S ribosomal protein S17 — protein sequence MPKRVLTGTVVSDKGDKTVVVRVERRVKHPLYGKIIKLSKKYHAHDEANAYSVGQQVRIEECAPLSKLKTWTVAGLVGEAKASDLAEAANV from the coding sequence ATGCCAAAGCGCGTCCTCACCGGCACCGTGGTGTCCGACAAGGGTGACAAGACCGTGGTGGTTCGTGTCGAGCGGCGGGTGAAGCACCCGTTGTACGGCAAGATCATCAAGCTGTCGAAGAAGTATCATGCCCACGATGAGGCGAATGCCTACAGCGTGGGTCAGCAGGTTCGCATTGAAGAATGCGCGCCGTTGTCGAAGCTCAAGACCTGGACCGTTGCCGGGCTGGTTGGTGAGGCCAAGGCCTCCGACCTGGCCGAAGCGGCCAACGTCTGA
- the rplC gene encoding 50S ribosomal protein L3, whose protein sequence is MRTGVIAKKVGMTRLFQADGRHVPVTVLQLDGVQVVSRRENEKDGYTAVQLGAGSAKAKNVNKPQRGAFGKAEVELKAKLVEFRVAEDALLDVGSEIAADHFVEGQMVDISGVTQGKGFAGAMKRWGFGGLRATHGVSVSHRSHGSTGNRQDPGRVFKNKKMAGHMGARNRTQQNLEIVRTDVERGLLFVKGSVPGHKGSWLTVKDAVKLARNENAPYPAGLRTAAAAPQNNDAQVTDATPATDESTEG, encoded by the coding sequence ATGCGCACTGGCGTGATCGCCAAGAAGGTTGGAATGACCCGTCTGTTTCAGGCGGACGGACGTCACGTTCCCGTGACGGTACTCCAGCTCGATGGCGTCCAGGTTGTCAGCCGCCGCGAAAACGAGAAGGACGGCTACACCGCCGTTCAGCTCGGTGCCGGTTCGGCCAAGGCAAAGAATGTCAACAAGCCGCAGCGCGGTGCCTTCGGCAAGGCCGAGGTCGAGCTCAAGGCCAAGCTGGTCGAATTCCGGGTCGCCGAGGACGCGCTCCTCGACGTCGGTTCGGAAATTGCGGCCGATCACTTCGTCGAAGGCCAGATGGTCGACATCTCGGGTGTCACCCAGGGTAAGGGCTTTGCCGGCGCCATGAAGCGCTGGGGCTTCGGTGGTCTTCGCGCCACCCACGGCGTCTCCGTCTCGCACCGTTCGCACGGCTCGACCGGTAACCGCCAGGATCCGGGCCGCGTCTTCAAGAACAAGAAGATGGCCGGCCACATGGGCGCCCGCAACCGCACCCAGCAGAACCTCGAGATCGTCCGCACGGACGTGGAGCGTGGCCTGCTGTTCGTGAAGGGCTCGGTGCCCGGTCACAAGGGCAGCTGGCTGACCGTCAAGGACGCGGTCAAGCTCGCCCGCAACGAGAATGCGCCGTATCCGGCCGGTCTTCGCACCGCCGCTGCGGCTCCCCAGAACAACGACGCTCAGGTGACCGACGCTACGCCGGCCACCGACGAGAGCACGGAAGGCTAA
- the rpsH gene encoding 30S ribosomal protein S8: MAMTDPLGDMLTRIRNGQQAKKDSVLTPASKLRAHVLDVLQREGYIRGYSEEELAGQKGLRIELKYFEGQPAIQHLARVSKPGRRVYSGAAKLPRVRNGLGMTIVSTPRGVLSDAEAREQNVGGEVLAEVF; the protein is encoded by the coding sequence ATGGCGATGACCGATCCCCTGGGTGATATGCTCACCCGCATCCGCAACGGCCAGCAGGCGAAGAAGGACAGCGTCCTGACGCCGGCTTCCAAGCTGCGCGCTCACGTCCTCGACGTGCTTCAGCGTGAAGGCTATATCCGCGGCTACTCGGAAGAGGAGCTGGCGGGCCAGAAGGGCCTGCGGATCGAACTCAAGTATTTCGAAGGCCAGCCTGCGATCCAGCACCTGGCGCGTGTCTCGAAGCCCGGTCGCCGGGTTTACTCAGGCGCCGCCAAGCTGCCGCGGGTACGCAACGGCCTTGGCATGACCATCGTTTCGACGCCTCGCGGCGTGCTTTCCGATGCGGAAGCGCGTGAGCAGAACGTCGGCGGCGAAGTCCTGGCGGAGGTGTTCTAA
- a CDS encoding DUF6481 family protein, with product MSSFKDPSFQDRAAAADRARQKALDKLASRPAPDAAELAARREAWEADQQRLFAERAAKKEETARLKAEKAAGKAADAEAARVAAELKAARLKPASPEEMKAARDARYAARKARK from the coding sequence GTGTCTTCCTTCAAGGACCCTTCGTTTCAGGATCGCGCGGCCGCGGCCGACCGGGCCAGGCAGAAAGCCCTCGATAAGCTGGCGTCGAGGCCCGCGCCCGATGCCGCCGAGCTGGCCGCCCGGCGCGAAGCCTGGGAAGCCGATCAGCAGAGGCTGTTCGCCGAGCGTGCAGCGAAAAAGGAGGAGACGGCGCGTCTCAAGGCCGAAAAGGCCGCCGGAAAAGCTGCCGACGCCGAAGCGGCAAGAGTAGCCGCCGAGCTGAAGGCGGCCCGCCTCAAGCCAGCCTCGCCCGAGGAGATGAAGGCGGCCCGCGACGCCCGCTACGCTGCTCGCAAGGCCCGCAAGTAG
- a CDS encoding helix-turn-helix transcriptional regulator, with amino-acid sequence MPGADGSAITVRLDGLLQERGMTLTELAERVDLTLANLSILKTGKAKAIRFSTLQAICRELGCQPGDLLAYEVE; translated from the coding sequence ATGCCCGGTGCCGACGGAAGCGCGATCACGGTCAGGCTGGACGGCTTGCTGCAGGAGCGGGGGATGACCCTGACCGAACTGGCCGAGCGGGTGGACCTCACGCTCGCCAACCTGTCGATCCTCAAGACCGGCAAGGCCAAGGCGATCCGCTTTTCCACCTTGCAGGCGATCTGCCGCGAGCTCGGGTGCCAACCGGGCGATCTGCTTGCTTATGAGGTCGAATGA
- the rplD gene encoding 50S ribosomal protein L4: MKVEVKTLDAAGSGEVELNDAVFGVEPRADILHRVVTWQLANRRGMARAARERSDVARTGKKFGKQKGGGTARHGDRRAPIFIGGGKAHGPRARLFTLSLNKKVRALGLKMALSSKAQGGQLVIVDNLDVAEGKTKNLVEKLGNLGFGKTALVIDGDALNVSFAHASSNLPGMNLIPAVGANVYDIMRHETLVLTRAAVEKLEARFNG; encoded by the coding sequence ATGAAGGTCGAAGTCAAGACCCTCGACGCTGCCGGATCCGGTGAGGTCGAGCTCAATGACGCCGTGTTCGGTGTCGAGCCCCGCGCCGACATCCTGCATCGCGTCGTCACCTGGCAGCTCGCCAACCGCCGCGGCATGGCTCGCGCCGCTCGTGAGCGGTCGGACGTTGCCCGCACCGGCAAGAAGTTCGGCAAGCAGAAGGGCGGCGGTACCGCTCGTCACGGCGATCGCCGCGCCCCGATCTTCATCGGCGGCGGCAAGGCCCACGGCCCGCGTGCCCGCCTGTTCACGCTGTCGCTGAACAAGAAGGTTCGCGCGCTTGGCCTCAAGATGGCGCTGAGCAGCAAGGCTCAGGGCGGTCAGCTGGTCATCGTCGACAACCTCGATGTCGCCGAAGGCAAGACCAAGAACCTGGTCGAAAAGCTGGGCAACCTCGGCTTCGGCAAGACCGCGCTGGTGATCGACGGCGACGCGCTGAACGTCAGCTTCGCGCACGCTTCGTCGAACCTTCCGGGGATGAACCTCATCCCGGCGGTCGGTGCCAACGTCTATGACATCATGCGCCACGAGACCCTGGTCCTGACCCGGGCCGCGGTCGAAAAGCTGGAGGCCCGTTTCAATGGCTAA
- the rpsC gene encoding 30S ribosomal protein S3, giving the protein MGQKSNPIGLRLQINRTWDSRWFAEGQDYGRLLLEDLKIRQYIMKSLPQAAISKVVIERPAKLCRVSIYAARPGVIIGKKGTDIEKLKKTLSKMTGSEVSLNIVEIRKPEVDARLVAQGIADQLERRIAFRRAMKRAVQSALRLGAEGIRIECGGRLGGAEIARSERYREGRVPLHTLRGNVDYAEAQAHTAYGVCGVKVWVFKGEILGHDPLAQDRLMMEAQTSGVRPARDDDRRR; this is encoded by the coding sequence ATGGGTCAGAAGAGCAATCCGATCGGCCTCCGGCTGCAGATCAACCGTACCTGGGACAGCCGCTGGTTCGCGGAAGGCCAGGATTACGGCCGCCTGCTGCTCGAGGATCTCAAGATCCGCCAGTACATCATGAAGTCGCTGCCGCAGGCCGCGATCTCCAAGGTTGTCATCGAGCGTCCGGCCAAGCTGTGCCGCGTGTCCATCTATGCTGCGCGCCCCGGCGTGATCATCGGCAAGAAGGGCACCGACATCGAGAAGCTGAAGAAGACCCTGTCCAAGATGACGGGTTCGGAAGTCAGCCTCAACATCGTCGAAATCCGCAAGCCGGAAGTCGATGCGCGTCTCGTGGCGCAGGGCATCGCTGACCAGCTGGAGCGCCGTATCGCGTTCCGCCGCGCCATGAAGCGCGCCGTTCAGTCGGCCCTTCGCCTCGGCGCGGAAGGCATTCGTATCGAGTGCGGCGGCCGTCTCGGCGGCGCGGAAATCGCTCGCTCCGAGCGCTATCGTGAAGGCCGCGTGCCGCTTCACACGCTGCGCGGCAATGTCGATTATGCCGAAGCCCAGGCCCACACCGCTTATGGCGTGTGCGGGGTCAAGGTGTGGGTGTTCAAGGGCGAGATCCTGGGTCACGACCCGCTCGCCCAGGACCGGCTGATGATGGAAGCGCAGACCTCCGGCGTCCGCCCCGCGCGCGACGACGATCGTCGCCGGTAA
- the rplE gene encoding 50S ribosomal protein L5, translated as MAEATYTPRLRKDYDDRIVKAMTEKFGYKNRMEVPRLDKIVINMGVGEATQDKKKVEAAAAEMQLIAGQKPVITKAKTSIAQFKLREGMPIGCKVTLRRERMYEFLDRLVTVALPRVRDFRGLNPKSFDGRGNYAMGLKEQIVFPEIEYDRIEKVRGMDIIVTTTAKTDEEARELLRLFNFPFPADADQQKAAA; from the coding sequence ATGGCCGAGGCCACTTACACGCCGCGTTTGCGGAAGGATTACGACGATCGCATCGTCAAGGCGATGACCGAGAAGTTCGGTTACAAGAACCGGATGGAAGTTCCGCGCCTCGACAAGATCGTCATCAACATGGGCGTTGGCGAAGCCACCCAGGACAAGAAGAAGGTCGAAGCGGCCGCTGCCGAAATGCAGCTGATCGCCGGGCAGAAGCCGGTGATCACCAAGGCCAAGACCTCGATCGCGCAGTTCAAGCTGCGTGAAGGCATGCCGATCGGTTGCAAGGTCACCCTTCGCCGCGAGCGCATGTACGAGTTCCTCGACCGTCTCGTGACCGTTGCCCTTCCGCGGGTCCGCGATTTCCGCGGCCTCAACCCGAAGAGCTTCGACGGGCGCGGCAATTATGCGATGGGTCTCAAGGAACAGATCGTGTTCCCCGAGATCGAATATGACCGGATCGAAAAGGTCCGCGGCATGGACATCATCGTTACCACCACGGCGAAGACCGACGAGGAAGCGCGCGAATTGCTCCGCCTCTTCAACTTCCCGTTCCCCGCAGACGCTGACCAGCAAAAGGCTGCCGCGTAA
- a CDS encoding 50S ribosomal protein L23 — protein sequence MAKAETKAVDLRHYDVIRGPHITEKSTLLSEFNAVVFKVAGDASKPEIKAAVEALFDRKVVNVNTMVTKGKSKRWKGKPYQRSDEKKAIVTLAPGQDPIDVTSGI from the coding sequence ATGGCTAAGGCAGAAACCAAGGCCGTGGACCTGCGTCATTACGACGTGATCCGCGGGCCGCACATCACCGAGAAGTCGACCCTGCTCTCCGAGTTCAATGCGGTCGTGTTCAAGGTGGCTGGCGATGCCAGCAAGCCGGAGATCAAGGCGGCCGTCGAGGCCCTGTTCGACCGCAAGGTCGTCAACGTGAACACCATGGTCACCAAGGGCAAGTCGAAGCGCTGGAAGGGCAAGCCCTATCAGCGGTCGGACGAAAAGAAGGCGATCGTCACCCTGGCCCCCGGCCAGGACCCGATCGACGTCACGAGCGGGATCTAA
- the rplP gene encoding 50S ribosomal protein L16 produces MLQPKRTKFRKAFKGRIHGVAKGGTELNFGAFGLKAMEPERITARQIEAARRAITRHIKRQGRLWIRIFPDLPVSSKPAEVRMGKGKGSPEFWVARVKPGRILFELDGVPGPLAKTAFERAAEKLPIKVKVVARLGETLVEAD; encoded by the coding sequence ATGTTGCAACCAAAGCGCACCAAGTTCCGCAAGGCCTTCAAGGGCCGCATCCATGGCGTTGCCAAGGGCGGAACCGAGCTGAACTTCGGCGCCTTCGGCCTCAAGGCCATGGAGCCGGAGCGGATCACCGCCCGTCAGATCGAAGCGGCCCGCCGCGCGATCACCCGTCACATCAAGCGCCAGGGGCGTTTGTGGATCCGGATCTTCCCGGATCTGCCGGTGTCGAGCAAGCCTGCCGAAGTCCGCATGGGTAAGGGTAAGGGCTCGCCCGAATTCTGGGTCGCCCGGGTCAAGCCCGGCCGCATCCTGTTCGAGCTGGACGGTGTTCCGGGCCCGCTCGCCAAGACCGCTTTCGAGCGTGCGGCGGAAAAGCTCCCCATCAAGGTCAAGGTGGTCGCCCGCCTTGGCGAAACCCTGGTCGAGGCCGATTGA
- the rplB gene encoding 50S ribosomal protein L2, producing the protein MALKAYKPTSPARRGLILVDKSALWKGKPVKALTEGKRKTGGRNNKGHVTSRGIAGGHKQKYRIIDFKRRTWDVSATVERLEYDPNRSAFIALVTYEGGEQAYIIAPQRLAPGDKVVAGKKVDVKPGNAMEIGQMPVGTIVHNVEMKPGKGGQIARAAGTYVQVVGRDKGMVIVRLNSGEQRYIRSDCMATVGAVSNPDNGNTTLAKAGRTRWLGKRPLTRGVAKNPVDHPHGGGEGRTSGGRHPVTPWGKPTKGARTRHNKATDKMIIRSRHAKKKG; encoded by the coding sequence ATGGCACTCAAAGCATATAAGCCGACGAGCCCGGCCCGCCGTGGCCTGATCCTCGTCGACAAGAGCGCGCTGTGGAAGGGCAAGCCCGTCAAGGCGCTGACCGAAGGCAAGCGCAAGACCGGTGGCCGCAACAACAAGGGCCATGTGACCAGCCGCGGCATCGCGGGCGGCCACAAGCAGAAGTACCGGATCATCGACTTCAAGCGTCGGACCTGGGACGTTTCGGCTACCGTCGAGCGGCTCGAGTACGACCCCAATCGGTCGGCGTTCATCGCGCTCGTGACTTACGAGGGCGGCGAGCAGGCCTATATCATCGCGCCGCAGCGGCTTGCTCCGGGCGACAAGGTCGTTGCCGGCAAGAAGGTCGACGTGAAGCCGGGCAATGCGATGGAGATCGGCCAGATGCCGGTCGGCACCATTGTCCACAACGTCGAGATGAAGCCCGGCAAGGGCGGCCAGATCGCTCGTGCCGCCGGCACCTACGTTCAGGTCGTCGGTCGCGACAAGGGCATGGTGATCGTGCGCCTGAATTCGGGTGAACAGCGCTATATCCGCTCGGACTGCATGGCCACCGTCGGTGCCGTGTCGAACCCCGACAACGGCAACACCACCCTCGCCAAGGCCGGTCGTACCCGCTGGCTCGGCAAGCGCCCGCTGACCCGCGGCGTCGCCAAGAACCCGGTCGACCACCCGCACGGCGGTGGTGAAGGCCGGACCTCGGGCGGCCGTCACCCGGTCACCCCGTGGGGCAAGCCGACCAAGGGTGCCCGCACCCGTCACAACAAGGCAACGGACAAGATGATCATCCGTAGCCGTCACGCCAAGAAGAAGGGCTAA
- the rplN gene encoding 50S ribosomal protein L14 has product MIQMQSNLDVADNSGAKRVMCIKVLGGSKRRTAGVGDIIVVSVKEAAPKGRVKKGDVHRAVIVRTAKDIRRPDGSVIRFDSNAAVLVNKNEEPIGTRIFGPVVRELRAKKHMKIISLAPEVL; this is encoded by the coding sequence ATGATCCAGATGCAGTCCAACCTCGACGTGGCTGACAACAGCGGCGCCAAGCGCGTCATGTGCATCAAGGTGCTCGGTGGTTCCAAGCGCCGCACCGCGGGCGTCGGCGACATCATCGTCGTGTCCGTCAAGGAAGCCGCTCCGAAGGGCCGCGTGAAGAAGGGTGACGTGCACCGCGCCGTGATCGTTCGCACCGCCAAGGACATCCGCCGTCCCGACGGTTCGGTGATCCGCTTCGACAGCAACGCCGCCGTGCTCGTCAACAAGAACGAGGAGCCGATCGGCACCCGTATCTTCGGCCCGGTCGTGCGTGAGCTCCGTGCCAAGAAGCACATGAAGATCATCAGCCTCGCGCCGGAGGTGCTGTAA
- the rpmC gene encoding 50S ribosomal protein L29, with protein MAKREDLSVKTDDQLSVQLGELKREQFNLRFQAATNQLEKPSRVREVRRTIARIKTLQGQRSNSAPAQG; from the coding sequence ATGGCGAAGCGTGAAGACCTGTCGGTGAAGACCGACGACCAACTGTCGGTTCAGCTCGGTGAGCTGAAGCGCGAGCAGTTCAACCTGCGCTTCCAGGCGGCCACCAACCAGCTTGAGAAGCCGAGCCGCGTGCGTGAGGTCCGCCGGACCATCGCCCGCATCAAGACCCTGCAAGGCCAGCGCTCGAACAGCGCGCCGGCGCAGGGCTGA
- a CDS encoding DUF2975 domain-containing protein encodes MTAHAQDTLLSFGATFVRLLQWVCGMGCGLLVFLIPVILLRSQGLLPGVGDGFRSDILAASPLAVVAIFAMLALILAALFRFFGHLRAIIVSAGEGDPFTPRNAERLKTMAWLFLGVKVLSLLVGALRLHLANLVRPEGSGPDSLDFSVYDLNAVIIVLVLFTLARVFRQGAAMREDLNGTV; translated from the coding sequence ATGACCGCTCATGCCCAAGATACTCTGCTGTCGTTCGGCGCGACGTTTGTCCGGCTGCTGCAATGGGTATGCGGGATGGGGTGCGGCCTTCTCGTGTTTCTAATCCCCGTCATCCTGTTGCGCAGCCAGGGTCTGTTGCCGGGGGTGGGGGACGGCTTTCGAAGCGATATCCTCGCCGCCTCTCCGCTGGCGGTCGTCGCCATCTTTGCGATGCTGGCGCTGATCCTGGCCGCGCTGTTCCGCTTTTTCGGCCATCTGCGGGCCATCATCGTCAGTGCCGGTGAAGGCGACCCGTTCACCCCCCGGAACGCCGAACGACTGAAGACCATGGCATGGCTCTTCCTCGGCGTGAAGGTGCTGAGCCTGCTGGTCGGAGCGCTGCGCCTGCATCTCGCGAACCTCGTGCGCCCCGAGGGGAGTGGCCCGGATTCGCTCGATTTCAGCGTCTACGATCTGAATGCGGTGATCATCGTGCTGGTGCTCTTCACTCTGGCACGCGTATTTCGCCAGGGCGCGGCCATGCGCGAAGATCTGAACGGCACCGTCTGA
- the rplV gene encoding 50S ribosomal protein L22, which yields MSKPAAPRKVGDKEALAVGNTIRGSARKLNLVAQLIRGRKVEEALNILKFSPKGMADDVYKVLASAVANAENNHNLDVDALIVTEASVGKSISMKRFATRARGRSSRIVKPFSRIRVVVSEQEEA from the coding sequence ATGAGCAAGCCAGCTGCACCCCGCAAGGTGGGCGACAAGGAAGCGCTCGCCGTTGGCAACACCATTCGTGGCTCGGCGCGCAAGCTGAACCTGGTGGCTCAGCTGATCCGCGGCCGCAAGGTCGAGGAAGCGCTGAACATCCTGAAGTTCAGCCCCAAGGGCATGGCCGACGACGTGTACAAGGTTCTCGCTTCGGCTGTCGCCAATGCCGAGAACAATCACAACCTCGACGTCGACGCCCTGATCGTCACCGAGGCGAGCGTCGGCAAGTCGATCTCGATGAAGCGTTTCGCCACACGCGCCCGCGGTCGGTCGAGCCGGATCGTCAAGCCGTTCAGCCGCATCCGCGTCGTCGTGTCCGAGCAGGAAGAAGCCTAA
- the rpsJ gene encoding 30S ribosomal protein S10: METQNIRIRLKAFDHRVLDQATGDIADTARRTGALIRGPIPLPTRIEKFTVNRSPHVDKKSREQFEVRTYKRLLDIVQPTPQTVDALMKLDLAAGVDVEIKLA, from the coding sequence ATGGAAACTCAGAATATTCGGATTCGTCTGAAAGCCTTCGATCACCGCGTGCTCGATCAGGCCACCGGCGACATCGCTGACACCGCCCGCCGCACCGGCGCGCTCATCCGTGGTCCCATTCCGCTCCCGACCCGCATCGAGAAGTTCACCGTCAACCGCTCGCCGCACGTCGACAAGAAGTCGCGCGAGCAGTTCGAGGTGCGCACCTACAAGCGCTTGCTCGATATCGTTCAGCCGACCCCCCAGACGGTTGATGCACTAATGAAGCTTGATCTCGCTGCCGGGGTGGACGTCGAGATCAAACTGGCCTAA
- the rplF gene encoding 50S ribosomal protein L6, producing MSRIGKKPVPVPTGVTANLEGQTLSVKGPKGTLSMKVLDDLVRTSVEDGQISVQPVNDSQRSRAAWGMQRTNVLNLVTGVTEGFTKVLEITGVGYRAAAQGKNLKLQLGYSHDVNYAIPEGIDVKTPDPNTVEISGIDKQKVGQVAAEIRRWRKPEPYKGKGIKYRGEFIFRKEGKKK from the coding sequence ATGTCCCGTATCGGCAAAAAGCCGGTCCCGGTTCCGACCGGGGTGACGGCGAACCTCGAAGGCCAGACGCTCAGCGTCAAGGGCCCCAAGGGCACTCTTTCGATGAAGGTCCTCGATGACCTGGTCCGTACCTCGGTCGAGGACGGTCAGATCAGCGTGCAGCCGGTCAACGACAGCCAGCGTTCGCGCGCGGCGTGGGGCATGCAGCGCACCAACGTGCTGAACCTCGTCACCGGCGTGACCGAAGGGTTCACCAAGGTGCTCGAGATCACCGGCGTCGGCTATCGCGCCGCGGCCCAGGGCAAGAACCTGAAGCTGCAGCTCGGCTACAGCCACGACGTCAACTACGCGATCCCCGAAGGCATCGACGTCAAGACTCCCGACCCCAACACGGTCGAGATCAGCGGCATCGACAAGCAGAAGGTCGGTCAGGTCGCGGCCGAGATCCGTCGCTGGCGCAAGCCCGAGCCGTATAAGGGCAAGGGCATCAAGTATCGCGGCGAGTTCATCTTCCGCAAGGAAGGGAAGAAGAAGTAA